A window of the Chloroflexus sp. Y-396-1 genome harbors these coding sequences:
- a CDS encoding FAD-binding oxidoreductase translates to MLNQPVWADIPPPSFPSLTDTIATDVCVIGLGGSGLSCIYELLAIGVSVVGIDATTVGGGAAGRNGGFLLAGLAAFYHDAVAAIGWERAATIYRLTVAEIERMAALMPNIVRRVGSLRIAASPEEEADCRAQMQAMRASHLPVEPYRGPEGEGLFIPTDGAFQPLHRCFWLAEQAQRGGALLFTHTPALAITDTTVDCPNGRIHARYVIVAVDGGLERLLPELRGTVRTARLQMLATAPDPHCTIPRPVYTRWGYDYWQQLPDGRIALGGCRDRFAAAEWDAAPEPSQPVQMALEHILRERIGSRAAIAYRWAAQVSYRADSILPIARQVRHGVWAIGAYNGTGNVIGALCGRAVAHAAVRGDTELLDLLGRE, encoded by the coding sequence ATGTTAAATCAACCGGTCTGGGCAGATATTCCACCTCCATCCTTCCCGTCGCTCACCGATACGATAGCGACGGACGTATGCGTTATCGGTCTAGGTGGTTCGGGTCTGAGCTGTATCTACGAACTGCTTGCGATCGGTGTCAGCGTCGTCGGGATCGACGCAACGACGGTTGGTGGTGGCGCTGCCGGGCGAAACGGTGGCTTCTTGCTCGCCGGGCTAGCCGCTTTCTACCACGATGCCGTCGCCGCGATTGGCTGGGAGCGGGCAGCGACGATCTACCGCTTGACCGTTGCCGAAATTGAGCGCATGGCGGCGCTGATGCCGAACATTGTGCGTCGAGTCGGATCGTTGCGTATCGCTGCATCACCGGAAGAAGAAGCCGATTGTCGAGCGCAAATGCAGGCAATGCGCGCCAGCCATCTGCCGGTGGAACCGTACCGTGGTCCGGAGGGTGAAGGGTTATTTATTCCGACCGACGGTGCTTTTCAGCCACTCCACCGTTGCTTCTGGCTGGCCGAACAGGCACAGCGAGGAGGAGCACTCCTTTTTACCCATACTCCTGCCCTCGCTATTACCGATACTACTGTTGATTGCCCTAATGGACGCATCCACGCCCGCTACGTGATCGTCGCCGTCGATGGCGGTCTTGAGCGATTGCTTCCCGAATTACGTGGTACGGTACGTACCGCCCGACTACAGATGCTGGCAACCGCACCTGATCCCCACTGCACCATTCCACGCCCCGTTTATACCCGTTGGGGGTACGACTACTGGCAGCAGTTGCCAGATGGACGAATCGCACTTGGCGGGTGCCGTGATCGGTTTGCCGCTGCGGAATGGGATGCTGCCCCAGAACCATCCCAACCGGTGCAGATGGCGCTTGAGCACATCTTACGCGAACGGATCGGTAGTCGTGCTGCGATTGCGTACCGTTGGGCCGCACAGGTATCCTATCGGGCTGACAGCATCTTGCCGATCGCCCGTCAGGTTCGGCACGGGGTTTGGGCCATTGGGGCGTATAACGGAACCGGTAACGTGATCGGTGCTCTTTGTGGACGGGCCGTAGCTCATGCGGCAGTACGCGGTGATACAGAGCTGCTCGATTTGCTTGGACGGGAATAA
- a CDS encoding glycosyltransferase family 39 protein, producing the protein MQRSFQSKAWILLLFVILILFRLVLQFALYKAGFISLTADEFGRTIAAARWSKHPHLYWHGPWLPLHSYFLGTMLSINWELLWIPRLTNVLFGLISIMFVYLLAYSLFKSRLIGLLSAFLLSVNPAHIWLSGVPLTEVPCTMFVLIGIWAFSRYLENASNTYLFTSTLALAIANGFRYEAWFISVIFTVAILYGIFIDFLKQRIKVKKMIIMIMVAWIPWFFPLGWIIGSYMLTQNPLAFLVTIKSYKVQWYGQTTNYYNYLETFLKIDPYLTFLGLIGVIVCLFSKDQVSSVRLWYTITTVIPLSIFIVLHGGQLEPPGNYIRYLSPLSFTFYPALGYLIFVSVRKLRSDRLKVWFLLGLLILIVATQVIRTFHFTNDPAADGLAVGQTIRELRQNNPDLHQNPVVIELSYWQYLAIHVGANDLDNIIYDRSLDIQSRKTQSLLLLDPQQFAFCLIFYDVSYVVMKDPLLRTMIEDRLGLRPIKEVNGYTFYTTEGLPTELSEKVETCSLSFGSGY; encoded by the coding sequence ATGCAACGAAGTTTTCAGAGCAAAGCTTGGATATTGCTGCTCTTTGTTATCCTGATTCTGTTTAGATTGGTACTCCAATTTGCTCTCTACAAGGCTGGTTTTATATCTTTAACTGCTGATGAGTTTGGGAGAACAATTGCTGCTGCTAGGTGGAGTAAACATCCTCACCTATATTGGCACGGACCTTGGTTACCACTTCATAGCTATTTCTTGGGAACAATGCTTTCGATAAATTGGGAATTACTATGGATACCAAGGCTAACTAACGTCTTATTTGGCTTAATCTCTATTATGTTTGTGTATTTGTTGGCATATAGTCTGTTTAAGAGTAGACTGATTGGATTACTCAGTGCATTTTTATTAAGTGTGAATCCTGCTCATATTTGGTTAAGTGGAGTACCTCTCACAGAAGTTCCATGTACAATGTTCGTATTAATCGGTATATGGGCTTTCAGTCGTTATTTAGAGAATGCTAGTAATACTTATCTATTCACTTCTACATTGGCGTTGGCTATAGCAAATGGGTTCAGATATGAAGCTTGGTTTATTTCAGTAATTTTTACTGTCGCGATTTTATATGGAATCTTCATAGATTTTCTTAAACAACGGATTAAAGTTAAGAAAATGATAATCATGATTATGGTTGCATGGATTCCGTGGTTCTTTCCTCTGGGATGGATTATTGGAAGTTATATGTTGACACAAAATCCTCTAGCTTTTTTGGTGACAATTAAAAGCTATAAGGTTCAGTGGTATGGTCAAACAACGAACTATTACAATTATCTAGAGACATTCCTAAAGATTGATCCATATCTAACTTTTCTGGGGTTAATAGGGGTTATTGTTTGTTTATTCTCTAAGGATCAAGTTAGTAGTGTGAGATTATGGTACACAATAACTACAGTTATTCCTTTGAGTATTTTTATTGTTTTGCATGGAGGACAATTAGAACCGCCAGGAAACTATATTCGCTATCTTTCTCCGCTTTCTTTTACCTTCTATCCTGCGTTAGGATACCTGATATTTGTAAGTGTTAGAAAGCTACGATCTGATAGATTAAAGGTATGGTTTTTGCTGGGATTACTAATATTAATTGTAGCAACTCAAGTAATTAGAACGTTCCATTTTACCAACGATCCCGCGGCAGATGGTTTAGCCGTTGGTCAAACTATTAGAGAGCTCCGACAGAACAATCCTGATCTTCACCAGAACCCTGTTGTGATTGAGTTGTCTTATTGGCAGTATCTTGCTATTCATGTTGGTGCAAATGATTTGGATAACATCATATACGATAGGTCTTTGGATATACAATCCCGCAAGACACAATCTCTACTACTTCTTGACCCCCAACAGTTTGCATTTTGTCTTATATTCTATGATGTCAGTTATGTTGTTATGAAAGATCCTTTGCTGCGAACTATGATTGAAGATAGGCTAGGACTCCGGCCAATCAAGGAGGTAAATGGCTACACTTTCTATACTACTGAGGGTTTACCAACCGAGTTGTCAGAAAAAGTTGAAACATGCTCATTATCTTTTGGTTCTGGTTACTGA
- a CDS encoding TetR/AcrR family transcriptional regulator, with protein MSTTLRERRRQMLRDEILAATQQLIAERGFAALAMDELAARVGISKPTLYNQFPTREDLLAAMIARLIRDLFAAAAIGEPTDRSPLQQLCDLLHASIEFQIRHQAAAFQLWLPEVAELLEKHPHSRDELLRAQARVWRLAEAAIAHGEVAADLQPVDIIRTFSSLLCFPFVGGRNLPPASNPSETADLVVRIFRQGLQMLPSEAEAG; from the coding sequence ATGAGCACGACGCTCCGCGAACGACGCCGCCAGATGCTGCGTGATGAAATCCTTGCTGCTACCCAGCAACTCATTGCCGAGCGTGGATTTGCTGCGCTGGCCATGGACGAACTGGCGGCACGGGTTGGTATCTCGAAACCAACGCTGTATAATCAATTCCCTACTCGCGAAGATCTGCTCGCCGCCATGATTGCGCGACTGATCCGCGATCTCTTTGCCGCTGCTGCCATCGGTGAACCGACCGATCGTTCACCCTTACAGCAGCTTTGCGATCTGTTACACGCCAGTATTGAGTTTCAAATTCGTCATCAGGCGGCTGCATTTCAACTCTGGCTCCCTGAAGTAGCCGAACTGCTGGAAAAACATCCTCACTCGCGTGATGAGTTGCTTCGCGCCCAGGCCAGAGTCTGGCGTCTGGCCGAAGCAGCAATTGCTCATGGCGAGGTCGCTGCCGATCTCCAGCCGGTTGACATTATTCGTACTTTTTCATCGTTGCTCTGCTTCCCTTTCGTTGGTGGACGCAACCTGCCACCGGCCAGCAATCCCTCTGAAACTGCCGATCTGGTGGTACGAATCTTTCGCCAGGGGTTGCAAATGTTGCCATCGGAAGCGGAAGCTGGCTGA
- a CDS encoding HlyD family secretion protein encodes MRRILVTTCIGGLFTVLVGCAAPTPAPTPVPTIAAQVQPTSAPQPTTAPITLELPAQTISLGVTASGEVVARNSAELSFRIPGLVAEVFVAEGDAVKAGDPLVALDARELELQVAQAEASLAQARANYERLIEGATPEEIAAVRAQVAQAQAALRQARGSVTDADIAAAEAALAQAIARRNDLLDGPSNAELTAARSAVEQAEANLNIQRTNLSAAKSNAELQMLQAANALRDAQQAYSDLYWKNREREQQLAKFGLELPKEAKDAEEQLLRAVESAEARYKQAQLAYEQARQNEIDGIAAAEAQLRTAQSNLQRLLDGPTADLVAAADAAVAQAQATLERLRGEQRAGALAAAQAGVEAARANLQRITAPPTAQSLAAAEAAVKIAEAALAAAKLNLEKAVLRAPFDGIVAQVNVDPGDLAGTGALPVVRIVDTSEMYVEAAISDTDIARVREGQRVEVRLDALPGTVFTGTLDFVAPVANVVGNVRTFTVRVKLDDQQGLRAGMSVRITILTDK; translated from the coding sequence ATGCGACGTATTCTTGTCACGACGTGCATTGGCGGGTTGTTCACGGTACTTGTCGGTTGTGCTGCCCCGACACCGGCACCGACGCCCGTGCCCACCATTGCTGCTCAGGTACAACCAACATCCGCGCCACAACCGACAACAGCGCCAATTACGCTCGAACTGCCAGCGCAGACGATCAGCCTGGGCGTGACAGCCAGCGGCGAAGTGGTAGCCCGCAACAGCGCCGAGCTGAGCTTCCGCATTCCCGGTTTGGTTGCCGAGGTCTTCGTTGCTGAAGGAGACGCGGTAAAGGCTGGTGATCCGCTGGTGGCACTCGACGCCCGTGAACTGGAATTGCAGGTTGCTCAGGCCGAAGCCAGTCTGGCTCAGGCCCGTGCGAACTATGAACGGCTGATCGAAGGGGCAACACCTGAAGAGATTGCGGCGGTCCGTGCCCAGGTTGCGCAGGCACAGGCGGCACTTCGCCAGGCACGGGGTAGTGTAACCGATGCCGACATTGCTGCTGCCGAGGCTGCGCTGGCTCAGGCGATTGCCCGTCGAAACGATCTCCTCGATGGGCCGAGCAATGCTGAGCTAACCGCAGCTCGTTCAGCAGTGGAGCAGGCAGAGGCCAATCTGAACATCCAACGGACAAACCTTTCGGCGGCGAAGAGTAACGCCGAGCTACAAATGCTGCAAGCGGCAAATGCACTACGTGACGCTCAGCAAGCCTATTCCGATCTCTACTGGAAAAACCGTGAGCGCGAGCAGCAACTGGCGAAGTTCGGTTTAGAGTTACCAAAAGAGGCAAAAGACGCTGAAGAACAACTGTTGCGTGCCGTCGAGTCGGCAGAAGCGCGCTACAAGCAAGCCCAACTGGCTTACGAACAGGCGCGTCAGAATGAGATCGACGGGATTGCAGCAGCCGAAGCCCAACTGCGAACCGCACAGAGCAATTTACAGCGCCTGCTCGATGGACCGACTGCCGATCTCGTAGCAGCCGCCGATGCAGCCGTTGCTCAGGCTCAGGCTACACTCGAACGCTTGCGAGGCGAACAGCGTGCCGGGGCATTGGCCGCAGCCCAGGCCGGCGTCGAAGCTGCACGGGCTAACCTCCAGCGCATTACCGCCCCACCAACGGCACAGAGCCTGGCTGCTGCCGAAGCAGCAGTGAAAATTGCCGAGGCTGCGCTGGCCGCTGCCAAACTCAACCTCGAAAAGGCCGTGCTGCGGGCGCCGTTTGACGGCATTGTTGCGCAAGTAAATGTTGATCCTGGCGATCTGGCCGGAACTGGCGCCTTGCCGGTCGTGCGCATTGTGGACACGAGCGAAATGTACGTCGAGGCAGCGATTAGCGATACTGACATTGCCCGTGTCCGTGAAGGTCAGCGGGTTGAAGTCCGGCTTGATGCCCTGCCGGGTACGGTCTTCACCGGTACACTCGACTTCGTAGCGCCGGTTGCGAATGTGGTGGGTAATGTTCGAACCTTTACCGTGCGAGTGAAGCTCGATGATCAGCAAGGATTGCGTGCAGGAATGAGTGTTCGCATTACCATCCTCACCGATAAGTAA
- a CDS encoding efflux RND transporter permease subunit has product MAPQRREKLNGIWISDISIRQPVFITMVMLAFITFGILSFRSTPVNLLPEIDVPIIAVSVTYPGAGPESVVDQVVKPIENAVNTLAGLKHITSQANEGSALIILEFEAGNEAKQLEEDVRQRVNSILPQLPRDVRQPVFQRFDPNQSPVMQIAVADTSGRSPLELRTLIDEEIVPLIQRAPGVGSVTVSGGQQRQINVWLDLAKLQAYGLLPAQISRSLQQANANLGLGTLVENNTEISLRVPSLLRSVEDIARVQISGTPYRIGDVAVVEEGVADVTTISRLNGNEAIILNVLKQSGANTVTVADNVYRALDQAFAAYPELTYTIPLDTSEAVRSSVLSSLEELMFASIAAFLVVWFFFGNLRSTIITMSGLPVILIGTFIFMPIFGLTINLVTLLALSLCVGLVIDDAIVVRENIFRHLERGESARVASSRGTWEVGLSVVAMTLTIVAVFIPVTFAEGVAGIIFKSFGLVVSIAILLSLVEAFTFAPMLSANLFPNVKVKPKPHNEKHQPIVEVPISDEVSERDIGLLQEANEDPGRMGRWYGKLLGWTLASLRNRMIVIGVAIAVLVLSVWVASGLKLTFFPEQDPHEFIMRFEATPGTTLAETDRLARQAEQILLNDPAVENVITRVGFPGFPERAEFAVTLVGRTPTLPTQERLRAQLDFLPRLSFSVPSFQPSSAGVEGRELQVSLQTTSPATELAPIVEAIKREMAAIPGLVDIDSNLQTGKPELRLRADPTRIGELGITNEDIATSVRALINGDRATVLRTEKTDLDVVVRLAPEDRTGVETLGAISIPTRAGVVPLSSLGTLELTSSLVSIRRYDRLNQVLIGANLEGVNLSDAQAALQARIEALNIPPNVIVSYVGTFAQTNEGFSSLFLAMGLSVLFVYMVLASQFGSFTQPLVIMMAMPFSFIGAFLALRLVGIDLDITGMIGLIMLLGLVVKNSILLVDFTNRLRDLGLDKHSALKLAGAIRLRPILMTALSLVAGAMPTALGIHVLATGEGNEFRKGLAWVLIGGMLTSTLLTLLVVPTVYSLMDAAVTWLKQRFGIGQVHEGFELPAPGPAGAVTAAQSATSVTAPTTRPAGPTLPSAPAGEPSAD; this is encoded by the coding sequence ATGGCCCCGCAACGTCGGGAAAAACTGAACGGTATCTGGATCTCAGATATTTCAATTCGCCAGCCCGTCTTTATTACCATGGTGATGCTTGCGTTCATCACCTTCGGTATTCTCTCATTCCGCTCGACTCCCGTCAACCTACTGCCAGAAATTGATGTTCCGATCATTGCGGTAAGTGTCACTTACCCCGGCGCTGGTCCGGAAAGCGTTGTAGATCAGGTCGTCAAACCAATTGAAAATGCGGTCAACACACTTGCCGGGTTAAAGCACATCACGTCACAAGCTAATGAAGGATCGGCGTTGATTATTCTCGAGTTTGAGGCTGGTAATGAAGCCAAGCAGCTCGAAGAAGATGTTCGCCAGCGCGTGAACAGTATTTTACCTCAACTGCCACGCGACGTTAGACAACCGGTCTTCCAACGCTTTGATCCTAATCAATCGCCGGTGATGCAGATCGCAGTGGCTGACACCTCCGGTCGTTCACCGCTTGAACTGCGAACCTTGATTGATGAAGAGATTGTTCCGCTCATCCAACGTGCGCCTGGTGTTGGTTCGGTGACGGTATCCGGTGGTCAGCAGCGCCAGATCAACGTCTGGCTCGATCTGGCTAAACTTCAGGCCTACGGTTTGCTACCTGCGCAGATCAGTCGTTCACTTCAGCAGGCAAACGCGAATCTTGGGCTTGGCACGTTGGTGGAAAACAACACCGAGATTAGTCTACGAGTACCATCTTTGCTGCGTAGCGTCGAAGATATTGCCCGAGTACAGATTTCAGGGACACCTTACCGGATCGGCGATGTCGCCGTTGTCGAGGAGGGGGTAGCCGACGTTACGACCATTTCCCGTCTTAACGGTAACGAGGCAATTATCCTCAATGTGCTCAAGCAATCCGGCGCCAATACGGTGACGGTTGCCGACAATGTCTACCGAGCGCTCGATCAGGCATTTGCCGCCTACCCTGAACTCACCTACACTATTCCGCTCGACACCTCAGAGGCGGTGCGGTCGTCGGTGCTCTCCTCGTTGGAAGAGCTGATGTTTGCCTCGATTGCCGCCTTTCTGGTGGTCTGGTTCTTCTTCGGTAATTTACGCAGCACCATCATCACGATGTCCGGTCTACCGGTCATCCTGATCGGTACGTTCATCTTCATGCCGATCTTTGGCCTAACGATCAATCTGGTCACGCTCCTCGCCCTCTCGCTCTGTGTCGGTCTGGTGATCGACGACGCAATCGTCGTGCGTGAAAATATTTTCCGCCACCTCGAACGGGGTGAGAGTGCCCGCGTTGCCTCATCACGCGGTACCTGGGAGGTTGGACTATCGGTCGTAGCGATGACGCTGACAATTGTCGCCGTCTTCATTCCGGTGACGTTTGCCGAGGGGGTGGCAGGCATCATCTTTAAATCATTCGGTCTCGTTGTCTCAATAGCCATTCTACTCTCACTAGTCGAGGCCTTCACCTTCGCCCCTATGCTCTCGGCCAATCTGTTTCCGAATGTTAAGGTGAAACCCAAGCCACACAACGAAAAGCACCAGCCAATCGTCGAGGTGCCAATCTCCGATGAGGTCAGTGAGCGTGATATTGGGTTGCTTCAAGAAGCGAATGAAGACCCTGGGCGGATGGGACGCTGGTACGGCAAACTCCTCGGCTGGACGCTGGCGAGTTTGCGCAACCGGATGATTGTCATCGGCGTGGCTATTGCCGTGCTGGTACTGAGTGTCTGGGTCGCCAGTGGGCTGAAACTCACGTTCTTCCCCGAACAAGACCCGCACGAGTTTATTATGCGCTTTGAGGCAACACCCGGTACAACACTCGCTGAAACCGACCGTCTTGCCCGCCAGGCTGAGCAGATTCTGCTAAACGACCCGGCAGTTGAGAATGTGATTACTCGTGTCGGATTTCCTGGCTTTCCAGAGCGGGCTGAGTTTGCTGTTACCCTAGTTGGCCGAACACCAACCCTCCCTACCCAGGAACGCTTACGAGCACAGTTAGATTTCTTACCTCGTTTGAGCTTCTCGGTGCCGAGTTTCCAACCGTCAAGCGCTGGTGTCGAAGGACGTGAGTTGCAGGTTAGTTTACAGACAACCAGCCCGGCGACTGAGCTAGCTCCTATCGTGGAAGCAATTAAGCGAGAAATGGCTGCTATTCCGGGCTTAGTTGACATAGATAGCAACCTGCAAACGGGTAAGCCAGAGCTGCGCCTCCGTGCTGATCCAACCCGGATTGGTGAACTGGGTATCACCAATGAAGATATTGCCACGTCGGTGCGTGCTCTGATTAACGGTGATCGGGCGACAGTCTTGCGTACCGAAAAAACTGACCTCGATGTTGTGGTACGGTTAGCACCTGAAGATCGGACCGGTGTCGAAACACTGGGTGCAATCAGCATTCCAACCCGCGCCGGTGTGGTGCCGCTCAGTTCGTTGGGTACGCTCGAACTGACATCGAGCCTGGTCTCAATCCGACGCTACGACCGCCTGAACCAGGTTCTGATTGGCGCCAACCTTGAAGGGGTCAATCTCAGCGATGCTCAGGCTGCGTTGCAAGCGCGTATTGAAGCGCTCAACATTCCACCAAACGTGATAGTGAGTTACGTCGGTACCTTTGCGCAAACAAATGAGGGCTTCTCGTCGCTCTTCCTGGCGATGGGTCTCTCGGTGCTGTTCGTATATATGGTGCTAGCATCACAGTTTGGCAGCTTTACGCAGCCGCTGGTCATTATGATGGCGATGCCATTTAGCTTCATTGGCGCTTTCCTTGCGCTCCGCCTGGTCGGGATCGATCTCGACATTACCGGGATGATCGGTCTGATCATGCTACTCGGTCTGGTAGTGAAGAACTCGATCTTGCTAGTCGATTTTACGAACCGTTTGCGCGATCTAGGCCTCGATAAACATTCGGCGCTCAAACTGGCCGGTGCGATCCGTTTGCGACCAATTTTGATGACGGCACTTTCACTGGTTGCCGGTGCAATGCCAACGGCGCTTGGCATCCATGTGCTGGCAACCGGCGAAGGCAACGAGTTCCGCAAGGGTTTGGCCTGGGTTTTGATCGGCGGTATGCTTACCTCAACCCTCCTAACATTGCTGGTGGTACCAACAGTGTATAGCCTGATGGATGCCGCAGTCACCTGGCTGAAACAGCGGTTTGGGATCGGTCAGGTGCACGAAGGGTTTGAGCTACCGGCGCCTGGGCCTGCTGGAGCGGTTACGGCAGCTCAGTCTGCTACTTCGGTTACTGCGCCAACAACACGACCGGCTGGTCCAACACTGCCATCAGCGCCGGCTGGTGAGCCATCGGCAGATTAA